A genomic segment from Anas platyrhynchos isolate ZD024472 breed Pekin duck chromosome 5, IASCAAS_PekinDuck_T2T, whole genome shotgun sequence encodes:
- the RBM25 gene encoding RNA-binding protein 25 isoform X1, which produces MSFPPHLNRPPMGIPTLPPGIPPPQFPGFPPPVPPGTPMIPVPMGIMAPAPTVLVPTTVSMVGKHLGARKDHPGLKNKENDENSGPTTTVFVGNISEKASDMLIRQLLAKCGLVLSWKRVQGASGKLQAFGFCEYKEPESTLRALRLLHDLQIGEKKLLVKVDAKTKAQLDEWKAKRKASNGNTRPETTNDDDEALDEETKRRDQIIKGAIEVLIREYSSELNAPSQESDSHPRKKKKEKKEDIFRRFPVAPLIPYPLITKEDINAIEMEEDKRDLISREISKFRDTHKKLEEEKGKKEKERQEIEKERRERERERERERERREREREREREREREKEKERERERERDRDRDRTKDRDRDRERDRDRDRDRERSSDRNKDRSRSREKSRDREREREREREREREREREREREREREREREKDKKRDREEDEEDAYERRKLERKLREKEAAYQERLKNWEIRERKKSREYEKEAEREEERRREMAKEAKRLKEFLEDYDDDRDDPKYYRGSALQKRLRDREKEMEADERDRKREKEELEEIRQRLLAEGHPDPDAELQRMEQEAERRRQPQIKQEPESEEEEEEKAEKEEKREEPEEEEEEPEQKPCLKPTLRPISSAPSVSSASGNATPNTPGDESPCGIIIPHENSPDQQQPEEHRPKIGLSLKLGACNSPNQPNAVKRKKLAVDSVFNKFDDEDSDDVPRKRKLVPLDYGDEDKSNIKGSVNTEEKRKHIKSLIEKIPTAKPELFAYPLDWSIVDSTLMERRIRPWINKKIIEYIGEEEATLVDFVCSKVMAHSSPQSILDDVAMVLDEEAEVFIVKMWRLLIYETEAKKIGLVK; this is translated from the exons GGACCCCTATGATTCCTGTGCCAATGGGCATTATGGCTCCTGCTCCAACT GTATTAGTTCCTACCACAGTGTCTATGGTTGGAAAACATTTAGGAGCCAGAAAAGATCACCCAGGcttaaagaacaaagaaaatgatgaaaacagTGGTCCCACTACCACCGTTTTTGTAGGCAACATTTCTGAGAAGGCGTCGGACATGCTCATACGGCAGCTTCTAGCA AAATGTGGCTTGGTTTTGAGTTGGAAGAGAGTACAAGGAGCATCTGGAAAACTTCAAG CCTTTGGATTTTGTGAGTACAAAGAGCCAGAATCCACACTACGGGCATTGAGACTACTTCATGACCTCCAGATTGGAGAGAAGAAGCTGCTAGTCAAAGTTGATGCAAAGACAAAGGCTCAGCTAGACGaatggaaagcaaagagaaaggcCTCTAATGGG AACACCAGACCAGAGACCacaaatgatgatgatgaagcaCTGGATGAGGAAACGAAGAGAAGAGATCAGATAATTAAAGGGGCCATTGAAGTCTTAATACGAGAATATTCCAGCGAGCTCAATGCCCCCTCCCAGGAATCTGACTCTCACcccaggaagaagaaaaaggaaaagaaggaggac ATTTTCCGCAGATTTCCAGTGGCCCCACTGATACCTTATCCACTCATCACCAAG GAGGATATAAATGCTATAGAAATGGAGGAAGACAAAAGAGACCTGATATCAAGAGAGATCAGTAAATTCAGAGACACACACAAG AaactggaggaggaaaaaggcaaaaaggagaaagaaagacaggaaattgaaaaagaacgcagagaaagagaaagggaacgAGAGCGTGAACGAGAAAGGAGGGAGCGTGAAAGAGAGAGGGAGCGTGAACGTGAAcgagagaaggagaaggaacgGGAGCGTGAACGGGAGCGAGATAGGGATCGTGACCGAACTAAAGACCGGGACAGAGACCGTGAACGGGACAGAGATCGGGACAGAGATCGTGAAAGGAGTTCAGACCGCAACAAGGATCGGAGCAGATCAAG agaaaaaagCAGAGACAGGGAAAGAGAACGGGAACGGGAAAGAGAACGAGAGCGGGAAAGGGAACGTGAGAGAGAACGGGAAAGAGAACGAGAAAGAGAACgagagaaagataaaaagagagaccgagaagaagatgaagaagatgcCTATGAACGACGAAAGCTAGAGAGGAAACTGCGGGAGAAAGAAGCTGCATATCAAGAG CGTCTTAAAAACTGGGAAattagagaaaggaagaaaagtagagaatatgaaaaagaggctgaaagagaagaagaaaggaggagggaaatg GCAAAAGAAGCCAAACGGTTAAAAGAATTCTTAGAAGATTATGATGATGACAGAGATGATCCAAAATACTACAG GGGTAGTGCTCTTCAGAAGAGGCTACGAGACAGGGAGAAAGAGATGGAAGCAGATGAACGGgataggaaaagggaaaaggaagaactaGAAGAAATTAGGCAGCGCCTTCTGGCAGAAGGACACCCAGATCCAGATGCAGAACTCCAGAGG AtggagcaggaggctgagcGGCGTAGGCAGCCGCAAATCAAACAAGAGCCAGAgtctgaggaagaagaggaggaaaaagcagaaaaagaagaaaaaagagaagagccagaggaagaagaggaggagccTGAACAAAAGCCCTGCCTTAAACCAACTTTACGACCAATCAGTTCTGCCCCATCTGTTTCTTCTGCTAGTGGAAATGCAACCCCTAACACACCTGGTGATGAATCTCCCTGTGGCATTATTATCCCTCATGAAAATTCACCTGATCAACAACAGCCGGAGGAGCATCGGCCCAAAATAGGACTTAGTCTCAAACTGG GTGCCTGCAATAGTCCTAATCAGCCCAATGCTGTGAAAAGGAAGAAGCTTGCTGTGGATAGTGTTTTCAATAAATTTGATGATGAAGACAGTGATGATGTGCCCCGGAAAAGGAAACTCGTACCCCTGGATTATGGAGATGAAGATAAAAGCAATATTAAAGGCAGTGtcaatacagaagaaaaacgCAAACATATTAAGAGTCTCATTGAGAAGATTCCCACAGCAAAACCAGAGCTCTTTGCATATCCTCTTGACTGGTCAATTGTGGATTCA ACACTAATGGAACGTCGAATTAGACCGTggataaacaagaaaataatagaatataTTGGTGAAGAAGAAGCCACGCTAGTTGACTTTGTTTGTTCAAAG GTTATGGCTCACAGCTCACCACAGAGCATACTGGATGATGTTGCCATG GTACTAGATGAAGAAGCTGAAGTTTTCATAGTCAAAATGTGGCGGTTGTTGATATACGAGACAGAAGCCAAGAAGATTGGTCTAGTGAAATAA
- the RBM25 gene encoding RNA-binding protein 25 isoform X2 — protein MSFPPHLNRPPMGIPTLPPGIPPPQFPGFPPPVPPGTPMIPVPMGIMAPAPTVLVPTTVSMVGKHLGARKDHPGLKNKENDENSGPTTTVFVGNISEKASDMLIRQLLAKCGLVLSWKRVQGASGKLQAFGFCEYKEPESTLRALRLLHDLQIGEKKLLVKVDAKTKAQLDEWKAKRKASNGNTRPETTNDDDEALDEETKRRDQIIKGAIEVLIREYSSELNAPSQESDSHPRKKKKEKKEDEDINAIEMEEDKRDLISREISKFRDTHKKLEEEKGKKEKERQEIEKERRERERERERERERREREREREREREREKEKERERERERDRDRDRTKDRDRDRERDRDRDRDRERSSDRNKDRSRSREKSRDREREREREREREREREREREREREREREREKDKKRDREEDEEDAYERRKLERKLREKEAAYQERLKNWEIRERKKSREYEKEAEREEERRREMAKEAKRLKEFLEDYDDDRDDPKYYRGSALQKRLRDREKEMEADERDRKREKEELEEIRQRLLAEGHPDPDAELQRMEQEAERRRQPQIKQEPESEEEEEEKAEKEEKREEPEEEEEEPEQKPCLKPTLRPISSAPSVSSASGNATPNTPGDESPCGIIIPHENSPDQQQPEEHRPKIGLSLKLGACNSPNQPNAVKRKKLAVDSVFNKFDDEDSDDVPRKRKLVPLDYGDEDKSNIKGSVNTEEKRKHIKSLIEKIPTAKPELFAYPLDWSIVDSTLMERRIRPWINKKIIEYIGEEEATLVDFVCSKVMAHSSPQSILDDVAMVLDEEAEVFIVKMWRLLIYETEAKKIGLVK, from the exons GGACCCCTATGATTCCTGTGCCAATGGGCATTATGGCTCCTGCTCCAACT GTATTAGTTCCTACCACAGTGTCTATGGTTGGAAAACATTTAGGAGCCAGAAAAGATCACCCAGGcttaaagaacaaagaaaatgatgaaaacagTGGTCCCACTACCACCGTTTTTGTAGGCAACATTTCTGAGAAGGCGTCGGACATGCTCATACGGCAGCTTCTAGCA AAATGTGGCTTGGTTTTGAGTTGGAAGAGAGTACAAGGAGCATCTGGAAAACTTCAAG CCTTTGGATTTTGTGAGTACAAAGAGCCAGAATCCACACTACGGGCATTGAGACTACTTCATGACCTCCAGATTGGAGAGAAGAAGCTGCTAGTCAAAGTTGATGCAAAGACAAAGGCTCAGCTAGACGaatggaaagcaaagagaaaggcCTCTAATGGG AACACCAGACCAGAGACCacaaatgatgatgatgaagcaCTGGATGAGGAAACGAAGAGAAGAGATCAGATAATTAAAGGGGCCATTGAAGTCTTAATACGAGAATATTCCAGCGAGCTCAATGCCCCCTCCCAGGAATCTGACTCTCACcccaggaagaagaaaaaggaaaagaaggaggac GAGGATATAAATGCTATAGAAATGGAGGAAGACAAAAGAGACCTGATATCAAGAGAGATCAGTAAATTCAGAGACACACACAAG AaactggaggaggaaaaaggcaaaaaggagaaagaaagacaggaaattgaaaaagaacgcagagaaagagaaagggaacgAGAGCGTGAACGAGAAAGGAGGGAGCGTGAAAGAGAGAGGGAGCGTGAACGTGAAcgagagaaggagaaggaacgGGAGCGTGAACGGGAGCGAGATAGGGATCGTGACCGAACTAAAGACCGGGACAGAGACCGTGAACGGGACAGAGATCGGGACAGAGATCGTGAAAGGAGTTCAGACCGCAACAAGGATCGGAGCAGATCAAG agaaaaaagCAGAGACAGGGAAAGAGAACGGGAACGGGAAAGAGAACGAGAGCGGGAAAGGGAACGTGAGAGAGAACGGGAAAGAGAACGAGAAAGAGAACgagagaaagataaaaagagagaccgagaagaagatgaagaagatgcCTATGAACGACGAAAGCTAGAGAGGAAACTGCGGGAGAAAGAAGCTGCATATCAAGAG CGTCTTAAAAACTGGGAAattagagaaaggaagaaaagtagagaatatgaaaaagaggctgaaagagaagaagaaaggaggagggaaatg GCAAAAGAAGCCAAACGGTTAAAAGAATTCTTAGAAGATTATGATGATGACAGAGATGATCCAAAATACTACAG GGGTAGTGCTCTTCAGAAGAGGCTACGAGACAGGGAGAAAGAGATGGAAGCAGATGAACGGgataggaaaagggaaaaggaagaactaGAAGAAATTAGGCAGCGCCTTCTGGCAGAAGGACACCCAGATCCAGATGCAGAACTCCAGAGG AtggagcaggaggctgagcGGCGTAGGCAGCCGCAAATCAAACAAGAGCCAGAgtctgaggaagaagaggaggaaaaagcagaaaaagaagaaaaaagagaagagccagaggaagaagaggaggagccTGAACAAAAGCCCTGCCTTAAACCAACTTTACGACCAATCAGTTCTGCCCCATCTGTTTCTTCTGCTAGTGGAAATGCAACCCCTAACACACCTGGTGATGAATCTCCCTGTGGCATTATTATCCCTCATGAAAATTCACCTGATCAACAACAGCCGGAGGAGCATCGGCCCAAAATAGGACTTAGTCTCAAACTGG GTGCCTGCAATAGTCCTAATCAGCCCAATGCTGTGAAAAGGAAGAAGCTTGCTGTGGATAGTGTTTTCAATAAATTTGATGATGAAGACAGTGATGATGTGCCCCGGAAAAGGAAACTCGTACCCCTGGATTATGGAGATGAAGATAAAAGCAATATTAAAGGCAGTGtcaatacagaagaaaaacgCAAACATATTAAGAGTCTCATTGAGAAGATTCCCACAGCAAAACCAGAGCTCTTTGCATATCCTCTTGACTGGTCAATTGTGGATTCA ACACTAATGGAACGTCGAATTAGACCGTggataaacaagaaaataatagaatataTTGGTGAAGAAGAAGCCACGCTAGTTGACTTTGTTTGTTCAAAG GTTATGGCTCACAGCTCACCACAGAGCATACTGGATGATGTTGCCATG GTACTAGATGAAGAAGCTGAAGTTTTCATAGTCAAAATGTGGCGGTTGTTGATATACGAGACAGAAGCCAAGAAGATTGGTCTAGTGAAATAA